In Chryseobacterium gleum, a single genomic region encodes these proteins:
- a CDS encoding MFS transporter: MQAPQNRNIRWWMLSLVFLATTINYLDRQVMGLLKPVLEKEFSWDEKDYSYIVMAFTTTYAIGYMAMGRFIDRVGTKIGYAASLIVWSLASIGHGLVKSTIGFIIARSTLGISEAGNFPAAIKSVAEWFPKKERALATGIFNSGATVGAILAPLLVPFILGHYGWRQTFVWIGALGMVWIVLWWKFYAVPEKTKNLSKEELQYIKSDQAEKAEEKTKIPLSELLKYKVTWSFAIGKILTDPIWYFFMFWLPAYFSDVFKMDLTKPSLPLIIIYSGTTIGSIGGGYLSSFLIKKGWAIGRARSITMLLFALMVVPVMFSKYVDNMWMITIIIAFATAAHQGWGANLMTTVGDQLPNSYVSSVIGFGGMLGSAAGIIFPLFIGIVLDTFKKAGNVNGGYNIIFFIAGISYVAAWGLISLINRKKTV; encoded by the coding sequence ATGCAGGCTCCTCAAAACCGCAATATAAGATGGTGGATGCTGTCCCTTGTCTTTCTCGCCACTACGATCAATTATCTTGACCGTCAGGTAATGGGTTTACTGAAACCTGTACTGGAAAAAGAATTTAGCTGGGATGAAAAAGATTACAGCTATATCGTTATGGCCTTTACCACGACATATGCCATCGGTTACATGGCGATGGGAAGGTTTATAGACAGGGTAGGAACCAAAATCGGGTATGCGGCTTCCCTTATTGTATGGAGTTTGGCGTCGATAGGACATGGTCTTGTAAAAAGTACCATCGGGTTTATCATTGCGAGAAGCACGTTGGGAATAAGTGAAGCAGGAAATTTCCCTGCTGCCATCAAGTCTGTCGCTGAATGGTTTCCGAAAAAAGAAAGAGCACTGGCAACGGGAATTTTTAACTCAGGAGCAACGGTGGGAGCTATTTTAGCACCGCTATTGGTTCCGTTCATTCTCGGACATTACGGGTGGAGGCAGACTTTTGTCTGGATCGGCGCTTTGGGTATGGTTTGGATTGTCCTTTGGTGGAAATTCTATGCCGTACCGGAAAAAACAAAAAATCTCAGCAAGGAAGAATTGCAGTACATAAAAAGTGATCAGGCTGAAAAAGCAGAGGAAAAAACCAAAATTCCTTTATCGGAATTACTGAAATATAAAGTAACTTGGTCATTTGCCATTGGTAAAATTTTAACTGATCCTATCTGGTATTTCTTCATGTTCTGGCTGCCGGCGTATTTTTCGGATGTATTCAAAATGGATTTAACAAAACCATCGCTTCCATTAATTATTATCTACAGCGGAACCACGATCGGAAGTATCGGTGGAGGATATCTCTCATCATTTCTGATCAAAAAAGGCTGGGCCATCGGAAGAGCCAGAAGTATTACGATGTTACTGTTTGCTTTGATGGTAGTTCCGGTCATGTTCTCAAAATATGTAGATAATATGTGGATGATTACGATTATCATTGCTTTTGCAACAGCCGCACACCAGGGATGGGGAGCCAATCTTATGACCACGGTCGGAGATCAGTTACCAAACAGCTATGTAAGTTCTGTTATTGGTTTCGGCGGAATGCTCGGTTCAGCGGCAGGAATTATTTTTCCGTTGTTCATCGGGATTGTTTTGGACACATTCAAAAAGGCAGGAAACGTCAATGGCGGTTACAATATTATTTTCTTTATTGCAGGAATTTCATATGTTGCAGCCTGGGGACTCATTTCGTTGATTAACAGAAAGAAAACAGTTTAG
- a CDS encoding bifunctional 4-hydroxy-2-oxoglutarate aldolase/2-dehydro-3-deoxy-phosphogluconate aldolase: MNEIVQKIKDQKIVPLFYNESFEVSKNIIKALYEAGIRVIEYTNRGHQALENFTKLKEISHTEFPDLLLGIGTVKNIQEMDDYANVKSDFIITPVINEALVNHALEKNILLIPGCFTPSDINIAHQNGLTLVKIFPADALGKNYIKSVQPVFPGMNFMPTGGIHAETEDIREWLNGGAIAAGLGSSLIGKDCNEEELTQKTQNLLQQLNHN, translated from the coding sequence ATGAATGAAATAGTACAAAAAATAAAAGACCAGAAAATTGTTCCGTTGTTTTATAACGAATCGTTTGAAGTCTCAAAAAATATCATAAAAGCTTTATACGAAGCAGGAATCCGTGTGATAGAATATACTAACCGCGGCCATCAGGCACTGGAAAATTTCACTAAGCTGAAAGAAATTTCCCATACAGAATTTCCTGATCTTCTGTTAGGAATCGGGACGGTAAAAAATATACAGGAAATGGATGATTATGCTAACGTAAAATCAGATTTTATCATTACACCTGTTATCAATGAGGCATTGGTAAACCATGCTCTCGAAAAAAATATACTTCTGATTCCGGGCTGCTTTACCCCTTCCGATATCAATATCGCGCATCAGAATGGGTTAACACTGGTTAAAATATTTCCGGCTGATGCTTTAGGAAAGAACTACATCAAATCGGTACAGCCTGTTTTTCCGGGAATGAATTTTATGCCAACCGGAGGAATCCATGCTGAAACTGAAGATATCAGAGAATGGCTCAATGGAGGTGCCATAGCAGCAGGGTTGGGAAGTTCCCTTATTGGAAAAGATTGTAATGAAGAAGAATTGACCCAGAAAACACAGAATTTATTACAACAACTTAATCATAATTAA